A part of Apostichopus japonicus isolate 1M-3 chromosome 10, ASM3797524v1, whole genome shotgun sequence genomic DNA contains:
- the LOC139975268 gene encoding uncharacterized protein: protein MKRGEEMNIEGSTVSSQRSSSNEYFTADELFVDGDVDDGIRHQQLVSLENQPRRVRVVGIMDAIRSGWHSTFDRSPKPNDGVINEEDEDGNPTRNIQNFSAQFYSNYNDDDDDEVIHLDCVQENEDRIVAVKSCDDILESMHKEPVTPNKKVTASGHFSKYEKDEDRPVFGFDTRTFGRRSNSDHALSSKDVRLKFKSRRKRLTWPNKPPFESEKSEIVDDANDRKKPRAKYGGGKPADGTQDKTASHTLVGDVMRKAVSVLTVENVLQDCFLSYADLQKGDVRFSKDFVFWEEDAVDSATTDRLLEEQQPKFVSTPYPKRKSANDCNTSNFEDTISMPAKLSDGFEQSHEDTSYGMSLTDERFHDSQNYSALTDVTPLEISTCQESNDGQTDQNLDENYDTCTVTTNFHSLIGTPRRVRRRFTKEDVVNEDDIDAVELQSRKSSPARSIHEAAEDVVSDVLTIAQQAASESSPTESADVRQNTNEPQCWEDLLVPDDNEDVISLSDFNMSEITYIKDEIAKMKETFEEVAKDIKNNQLDGRDECGSRREKYNLEHESPQLCNTSPRGNVQNEVGHDASNVLQGTTDRKTRVCIQEDTESTDPSIRTKITFWEGIMKYGSDSNNVEATHEIANEIVSCNNDDSVLSTNGESNCAGEDIDESQLEEDRKNELNYSQGAFHENVADTQQTPEHVYTIDDEKTQFTDEEAASEATHEIERSLVTEECTPPSKVKTRISIWEKLPLRRGNKREQALVNLNSSTKEKVEFFEKFSSSESSFSRRSSSRFSFMKDDWFQRFRKNNNKEKLENTLGSTDVSYVVLSPHSNYESGIWTNEAFFENTSLGSGVDNTTDENIATHVETKLDSSRDNPQIVENGADSFHKSSVQNNRQECDSEWSFIFGDPSNSKSNAETGLREGESATNELEEIDTRVNCDGSKVIQTDAELDNGSVEEDRDVLPEMASDEGEHMVAEGKREEFFDASQGGDKRVIGGRSPITTPESHGDDQAETTPNRLEIVGSKMKLHETLSPDLTEANAKTSSKPKKRKLLSFFRRKSKEKKIKTANQGAIANSGEVVNTEEEPSLDYVDKMIAKKSKKSKSNDWGFIDLADSNPKTSKKRWKVFRRT from the coding sequence ATGAAACGTGGAGAAGAAATGAATATTGAGGGCAGCACTGTATCAAGTCAACGGTCATCTTCAAACGAATACTTCACTGCTGATGAACTCTTCGTTGACGGTGACGTTGACGACGGGATACGTCATCAGCAGTTAGTATCTCTTGAAAATCAACCTCGTCGAGTACGTGTCGTTGGAATCATGGATGCAATTCGGAGTGGTTGGCATTCGACCTTTGACCGAAGTCCTAAACCAAATGACGGCGTCATCAACGAAGAAGATGAAGACGGAAACCCAACTCGTAACATCCAGAATTTCTCCGCCCAGTTCTACTCTaattataatgatgatgatgatgatgaggtgATACATCTTGATTGTGTCCAAGAAAATGAAGACAGGATTGTTGCCGTAAAGTCATGTGACGATATCTTAGAATCGATGCATAAGGAGCCAGTAACGCCAAACAAGAAAGTTACAGCTAGTGGACATTTTTCAAAATACGAGAAAGATGAAGATCGTCCCGTTTTCGGTTTCGATACCCGTACATTCGGACGGAGATCAAATTCCGACCATGCATTATCTTCGAAGGATGTACGTCTTAAGTTCAAGAGTCGGCGTAAAAGGTTGACTTGGCCAAACAAGCCTCCTTTTGAATCTGAAAAGTCCGAAATTGTTGATGACGCCAATGACAGAAAAAAGCCACGAGCGAAGTATGGTGGTGGCAAACCTGCGGATGGTACGCAGGATAAGACTGCGTCGCACACACTTGTGGGAGACGTGATGCGTAAAGCTGTTAGTGTCCTCACTGTAGAAAACGTTCTTCAGGACTGTTTCCTGAGTTACGCGGATCTTCAAAAGGGGGATGTTCGCTTCTCGAAGGATTTCGTGTTTTGGGAAGAAGACGCAGTGGATTCTGCAACTACTGATAGACTTTTGGAAGAACAACAACCTAAATTTGTATCTACTCCCTACCCAAAGCGAAAATCAGCGAACGATTGTAATACCTCCAATTTTGAAGACACTATATCTATGCCTGCGAAGCTATCTGATGGGTTTGAACAATCACATGAAGACACCTCATACGGAATGTCACTTACTGACGAGAGATTCCATGATAGCCAGAACTATAGTGCTCTGACCGACGTCACCCCTTTGGAAATATCGACATGTCAAGAAAGCAATGATGGCCAAACCGACCAGAATCTTGACGAGAATTATGACACTTGCACCGTCACCACGAACTTCCATAGTTTAATCGGTACACCTCGTCGCGTTCGCCGGAGATTCACGAAGGAGGATGTAGTGAATGAAGACGACATAGATGCAGTTGAACTGCAGAGTCGCAAGTCATCTCCGGCACGTAGTATACATGAGGCAGCTGAGGATGTTGTTAGTGATGTCTTGACAATTGCGCAACAAGCTGCCTCTGAAAGCAGCCCTACCGAGAGTGCGGATGTAAGACAGAACACTAACGAGCCCCAGTGTTGGGAAGACCTCTTAGTGCCTGATGATAACGAAGATGTCATCAGTCTGTCGGACTTTAATATGAGTGAAATTACTTATATAAAGGATGAAATTGCAAAGATGAAAGAGACGTTTGAAGAGGTAGCGAAAGACATAAAAAACAACCAACTGGATGGGAGAGACGAATGTGGATCGCGTCGAGAGAAATACAACTTGGAACACGAAAGTCCACAGCTATGTAACACGTCTCCCAGGGGAAACGTCCAGAACGAGGTTGGTCATGATGCGAGCAATGTTCTCCAAGGTACAACTGACAGAAAAACCCGTGTTTGTATCCAGGAAGACACCGAGTCAACAGATCCTTCGATTAGGACCAAAATCACATTCTGGGAAGGAATAATGAAATACGGCAGTGACAGCAACAATGTCGAGGCCACTCATGAGATAGCGAATGAAATAGTGTCGTGTAATAATGACGACAGTGTACTAAGTACTAACGGTGAATCGAATTGTGCCGGTGAAGACATTGATGAGAGTCAACTTGAAGAAGACCGTAAAAACGAACTAAACTACTCCCAAGGTGCTTTTCATGAAAACGTAGCCGACACTCAACAGACTCCAGAACATGTGTATACAATAGATGATGAAAAGACACAATTTACAGATGAAGAGGCTGCTTCCGAAGCCACTCATGAAATTGAACGTTCATTGGTTACTGAGGAGTGCACACCCCCTTCAAAGGTAAAGACAAGAATCTCAATCTGGGAAAAGCTTCCATTAAGGCGTGGAAACAAACGAGAGCAAGCGCTTGTCAACTTGAATTCTTCCACGAAAGAGAAAGTTGaattttttgagaaattttcTTCATCCGAAAGTAGTTTTTCCAGAAGATCAAGCTCTCGTTTTAGTTTCATGAAAGATGACTGGTTTCAGAGATTTCGAAAGAATAATAACAAAGAGAAGTTGGAAAATACTCTTGGATCCACCGATGTATCTTACGTTGTACTATCACCTCATAGTAATTATGAATCTGGTATATGGACAAACGAAGCTTTCTTCGAAAATACTTCGTTGGGAAGTGGTGTCGACAACACGACTGACGAAAATATTGCAACACATGTAGAAACAAAGTTGGATTCGAGTCGTGATAACCCCCAAATTGTTGAAAATGGAGCAGACAGCTTTCATAAATCATCCGTTCAAAATAACCGCCAAGAATGTGATTCGGAATGGAGTTTCATCTTTGGCGACCCTTCCAATTCCAAGTCGAATGCAGAAACTGGGTTGAGAGAAGGAGAGTCTGCAACAAACGAACTTGAAGAAATCGACACCAGAGTGAATTGTGATGGTTCCAAAGTCATACAGACGGACGCTGAATTAGACAATGGAAGCGTTGAAGAGGATAGAGACGTCCTCCCTGAAATGGCAAGTGATGAAGGAGAACACATGGTAGCTGAAGGAAAGAGGGAAGAATTCTTTGATGCATCTCAAGGAGGCGATAAACGAGTCATAGGCGGGAGGTCTCCTATTACGACGCCGGAGTCTCACGGTGATGACCAAGCGGAGACCACTCCGAACAGGCTGGAAATTGTTGGCAGTAAAATGAAACTTCACGAAACACTATCTCCTGACTTAACAGAAGCTAATGCTAAGACATCGTCAAAGCCAAAGAAGAGGAAGCTTTTGTCATTTTTCCGTCGGAAATCGAAAGAGAAGAAGATCAAAACAGCAAACCAAGGAGCAATTGCTAATTCCGGGGAAGTTGTTAATACTGAGGAGGAACCTTCCTTAGATTATGTAGACAAAATGATCGCCAAGAAATCTAAGAAGTCCAAATCGAATGACTGGGGGTTCATTGATTTAGCGGATTCTAATCCCAAAACATCGAAGAAACGATGGAAGGTGTTTCGAAGGACCTAG